In the genome of Bubalus kerabau isolate K-KA32 ecotype Philippines breed swamp buffalo chromosome 8, PCC_UOA_SB_1v2, whole genome shotgun sequence, one region contains:
- the LOC129658534 gene encoding histone H2B type 2-E-like, whose translation MPEPAKSAPAPKKGSKKAVTKAQKKDGKKRKRSCKESYSVYVYKVLKQVHPDTGISSKAMGIMNSFVNDIFRIMNSFVNDIFKRIAGEASRLAHYNKHSTITSREIQTAVRLLLPGELAKHAVSKGTKAVTKYTSSK comes from the coding sequence ATGCCTGAACCGGCTAAGTCTGCTCCTGCCCCTAAAAAGGGCTctaaaaaagctgtgaccaaggccCAGAAGAAGGACGGCAAGAAGCGCAAGCGCAGCTGCAAGGAGAGCTACTCCGTGTACGtgtacaaggtgctgaagcaagtCCATCCGGACACCGGCATCTCGTCCAAGGCCAtgggaatcatgaactccttcgtcAATGACATTTTcagaatcatgaactccttcgtcAATGACATTTTCAAGCGCATCGCTGGCGAGGCATCGCGCCTGGCACATTACAACAAGCACTcaactatcacatccagggagatccagactgccgtgcgcttgctgctacctggggagctggccaagcacgccgtgtccaagggcactaaggctgtcaccaagtataccagctccaagtaa